The Fusarium keratoplasticum isolate Fu6.1 chromosome 8, whole genome shotgun sequence genome includes a region encoding these proteins:
- a CDS encoding HpcH-HpaI domain-containing protein: MSHVLHETSKITSQFICDRRFHSNMSKMQAANRLWTALSKGQQSFGAWQMIRGANVSRVLARTGVDWVLVDCEHGDIDDGAMHEAVPAIADAGVSPIVRPPGMEGWMIKRALDSGAHGVLIPLIETVEEVKRVVKAAKFPPQGRRGFGSPYAQQRFNPSPNFIEYLHQANDATLVIVQIETKEALEAIDEIAAVDGVDVLFIGPFDLGNNIGHPIVSSEMAPQLKDAIAKVLAASHKHGKKCGIYTSGGQQAKAFADQGFDMISVATDHTSLDDVVRGHLSVASATAKPDKGVSY; this comes from the exons ATGAGTCACGTCCTACATGAAACTTCAAAGATTACATCTCAGTTCATTTGTGATCGTCGCTTTCATTCCAACATGTCAAAAATGCAGGCTGCAAACCGACTTTGGACTGCCCTGAGCAAGGGGCAACAGTCCTTCGGAGCATGGCAAATGATACGAGGAGCTAATGTTTCTCGAGTATTAGCGAGGACTGGAGTTGACTGGGTTCTTGTGGATTGCGAGCATGGAGACATTGACG ACGGGGCAATGCACGAGGCAGTGCCAGCCATCGCCGACGCGGGCGTGTCTCCTATTGTTAGACCACCAGGCATGGAAGGATGGATGATTAAGA GAGCTTTGGACAGTGGAGCCCACGGA GTCCTCATCCCTCTCATAGAAACCGtggaagaggtcaagagaGTCGTAAAGGCCGCCAAGTTCCCACCCCAGGGTCGACGAGGCTTCGGATCTCCCTACGCTCAGCAGCGGTTCAACCCATCTCCAAACTTTATCGAATATCTGCATCAAGCCAACGATGCCACGTTAGTTATTGTTCagatcgagaccaaggaggcaTTAGAGGCTATCGACGAGATTGCGGCCGTAGATGGTGTCGACGTCCTTTTCATTGGCCCATTCGACCTCG GAAACAACATCGGTCATCCCATTGTTAGCAGCGAGATGGCACCCCAATTGAAAGATGCAATTGCAAAGGTCCTCGCAGCCAGTCATAAACACGGCAAAAAGTGTGGCATCTATACGTCGGGAGGTCAGCAGGCCAAAGCCTTTGCTGATCAAGGGTTCGACATGATCAGCGTCGCAACAGACCACACCTCTCTGGATGATGTTGTGAGAGGACATTTGAGCGTTGCGAGTGCTACAGCTAAACCCGACAAGGGGGTTTCATACTGA